Proteins encoded in a region of the Leifsonia sp. PS1209 genome:
- a CDS encoding DUF6458 family protein, translating into MSLGTGIVLFVIGAILAFALNLQVAWIDLHLVGYILMAAGLIGIIIGIVLLTRRRQSVATTRSAVDPASGERVTRRTSESDDPIV; encoded by the coding sequence ATGAGTCTCGGAACCGGAATCGTCCTGTTCGTCATCGGCGCCATCCTGGCGTTCGCTCTGAACCTGCAGGTCGCCTGGATCGACCTCCACCTGGTCGGGTACATCCTGATGGCCGCCGGTCTGATCGGCATCATCATCGGCATCGTGCTGCTCACCCGCCGTCGCCAGTCTGTCGCCACCACGCGCAGCGCTGTCGACCCTGCGTCGGGCGAGCGCGTCACGCGCCGGACCAGCGAGAGCGACGACCCCATCGTCTGA
- a CDS encoding MarR family transcriptional regulator: MSDETEVPDQPETGVLEALQVYRAAEAAMRRRTGAAMGIGDSDLLALRYILDRRALGQVTASKDVSAYLGISSASTTALIDRLAKGGFVERRPSTVDKRSIEIVPTAAALGDTGPMLEAAQTQIEAATAELSPEEAATITRFLTKMRETVDRIATKPRRSGPAARS; this comes from the coding sequence GTGAGCGACGAGACCGAAGTGCCCGACCAGCCGGAGACGGGTGTTCTGGAAGCGCTGCAGGTCTACCGGGCGGCGGAGGCGGCGATGCGCAGACGCACGGGCGCCGCGATGGGGATCGGGGACAGCGACCTCCTGGCCCTCCGGTACATCCTCGACCGCCGCGCCCTCGGGCAGGTGACCGCCTCGAAGGATGTCAGCGCCTACCTCGGCATCTCCAGCGCATCCACCACCGCCCTGATCGACAGGCTCGCCAAGGGCGGTTTCGTCGAGCGCAGGCCGAGCACCGTGGACAAGCGCTCCATCGAGATCGTGCCGACCGCCGCTGCGCTGGGAGACACCGGCCCGATGCTGGAGGCCGCGCAGACCCAGATCGAGGCGGCCACGGCCGAACTGAGCCCGGAGGAAGCGGCCACCATCACGCGGTTCCTCACCAAGATGCGCGAGACCGTCGACCGCATCGCGACGAAACCACGGCGTTCCGGGCCGGCCGCGAGGTCGTAA
- a CDS encoding ABC transporter family substrate-binding protein: MHIRKSRARHAITAVALAGVAALALSACTTSGSTSGSTAATGGTVTVAVVNDLTSLNPSTPQGNVDTNGQVGYLNGAYGSGFQYIDDNYKIVHDDKFGTFEKTSDDPLTVKYTLNKADKWSDGEPVTADDMILGWAMQSGYYDSATFDEATGEVTSGTQYFTPAAGTAGIDQTAYPAVSDDNRTITLTYAKPFVDWELFNPIALPAHVLAKKAGLSFPADLTKLLKGLPKGDKAAPTAPDATLKKAADFANTGYDITAFPTDKDLLVASGPFVVSGWTPGQSITMVKNKYYAGGLKPKVDKVVFRIIPDSNAQVTALQNGEVDIINPQASADTLTALKATSATVLAGDQVSYDHLDLNFGAPVFQDPKVREAFLKTIPRQQILDSIVTPVNPKAEVLNSQIWLPSQDEYAASVKQNGSDKFDKVDIDGAKALLAGATPTVRILYNTNNPNRVDEFQAISASASKAGFKVVDAGSPDWSKLLPGGNYDASLFGWISPGAGTTMIPQLFATGGGGNNNRYNAMNDVAVKTQTTVDKDELITLEQQIDKATFADGYGLPLFQLPGIFGVSSRVDGVKYMGNQTGPFWNFWEWSVKSGK; the protein is encoded by the coding sequence ATGCACATCAGAAAGAGCAGGGCACGGCACGCGATCACCGCTGTCGCCCTCGCCGGCGTCGCAGCCCTTGCGCTGTCCGCCTGCACCACATCCGGCAGCACGTCGGGTTCGACCGCCGCGACGGGAGGCACCGTCACGGTCGCCGTGGTCAACGACCTGACCTCGCTGAACCCGTCGACGCCGCAGGGCAACGTGGACACCAACGGCCAGGTCGGCTATCTCAACGGCGCATACGGCTCGGGGTTCCAGTACATCGACGACAACTACAAGATCGTCCACGACGACAAGTTCGGCACCTTCGAGAAGACCTCGGACGACCCGCTGACGGTCAAGTACACGCTGAACAAGGCGGACAAGTGGTCGGACGGTGAGCCGGTCACGGCCGACGACATGATCCTCGGCTGGGCGATGCAGTCCGGATACTACGACTCGGCCACGTTCGACGAGGCCACCGGCGAGGTCACCTCCGGCACCCAGTACTTCACCCCGGCCGCCGGCACGGCGGGCATCGACCAGACGGCGTACCCCGCCGTCAGCGATGACAACAGGACGATCACACTGACGTACGCCAAGCCGTTCGTGGACTGGGAGCTGTTCAACCCGATCGCGCTCCCCGCGCATGTGCTCGCCAAGAAGGCTGGTCTCTCGTTCCCCGCCGACCTGACCAAACTGCTGAAGGGCCTGCCCAAGGGCGACAAGGCCGCACCGACCGCCCCGGATGCGACGCTCAAGAAGGCCGCGGACTTCGCCAACACCGGCTACGACATCACCGCGTTCCCGACCGACAAGGATCTCCTGGTCGCCTCCGGCCCGTTCGTGGTATCCGGCTGGACGCCCGGGCAGTCGATCACGATGGTCAAGAACAAGTACTACGCCGGCGGCCTGAAGCCGAAGGTCGACAAGGTCGTGTTCCGCATCATCCCGGACTCGAACGCGCAGGTGACCGCGCTGCAGAACGGTGAGGTCGACATCATCAACCCGCAGGCCTCCGCGGACACGCTGACCGCCCTCAAGGCGACCAGTGCGACGGTGCTGGCGGGCGATCAGGTCTCGTACGACCACCTCGATCTCAACTTCGGGGCTCCCGTCTTCCAGGACCCGAAGGTGCGCGAAGCGTTCCTGAAGACCATCCCGCGTCAGCAGATCCTCGACTCCATCGTCACCCCGGTGAACCCCAAGGCCGAGGTGCTGAACTCGCAGATCTGGCTTCCCAGCCAGGACGAGTACGCCGCCAGTGTGAAGCAGAACGGTTCTGACAAGTTCGACAAGGTCGACATCGACGGCGCCAAGGCGCTCCTCGCCGGTGCCACCCCGACCGTCCGGATCCTCTACAACACGAACAACCCGAACCGCGTCGACGAGTTCCAGGCCATCTCGGCCTCGGCCTCCAAGGCTGGCTTCAAGGTCGTCGACGCCGGTTCGCCCGACTGGAGCAAGCTCCTCCCCGGTGGCAACTACGACGCATCCCTGTTCGGCTGGATCAGCCCCGGAGCGGGAACCACGATGATCCCGCAGCTCTTCGCGACCGGCGGCGGGGGAAACAACAACCGCTACAACGCGATGAACGACGTGGCGGTCAAGACGCAGACCACCGTCGACAAGGACGAGCTCATCACGCTCGAGCAGCAGATCGACAAGGCCACGTTCGCTGACGGCTACGGCCTGCCGCTCTTCCAGCTGCCCGGCATCTTCGGCGTCAGCTCGCGCGTCGACGGCGTGAAGTACATGGGCAACCAGACCGGGCCGTTCTGGAACTTCTGGGAATGGTCGGTGAAGAGCGGGAAGTAG
- a CDS encoding aminotransferase class V-fold PLP-dependent enzyme encodes MHAVSDETRSLVDLVLEYSRRRILSTDTPLDKPLSEFELNRLAGQTVVEGGIGAERALALFEHVLAPACITTDHPQYLSFIPTAPTKAATAFDLVVSASAVYGGSWLEGSGAVFAENQVLAWLAAEFGLPATAGGVFVQGGTLGNLSALVAAREHAKAERGAQLGHGRWKIVCSAEAHSSIASAARVMDVEVVPVRPDDSGMLTGDAVREALDEHGASVFAVVATAGSTNFGIVDDLASIAALKDEYDFWLHVDGAYGLAGMLSPEAKHRFAGVERADSAIVDPHKWLFAPFDACALLYRDPEAGRRAHTQHAEYLDTLTDTSEWSPSDYAAHLTRRARGLPLWFSLATYGAAAYREAVTVSLQLAQRIAREIESRDGFRLVREPQLSVVVFEREGWTRDDYARWSTRLLDEQRAFVTPSSHDGRPNTRFAIVNPTTTFEHLTSILDTM; translated from the coding sequence ATGCACGCCGTCTCGGACGAGACCAGGAGCCTCGTCGACCTCGTGCTCGAGTACTCGCGGCGGCGCATCCTGAGCACGGACACCCCGCTCGACAAGCCGCTGTCCGAGTTCGAGCTGAACCGGCTGGCCGGGCAGACGGTGGTGGAGGGCGGCATCGGCGCCGAGCGCGCGCTCGCGCTGTTCGAACACGTGCTCGCGCCCGCGTGCATCACCACGGACCACCCGCAGTATCTGTCGTTCATCCCGACCGCGCCCACCAAGGCAGCCACGGCCTTCGACCTCGTCGTCTCCGCCAGCGCCGTCTACGGCGGCTCGTGGCTGGAGGGGTCCGGCGCCGTCTTCGCCGAGAACCAGGTGCTCGCCTGGCTCGCCGCCGAATTCGGGCTGCCCGCGACCGCCGGCGGCGTGTTCGTGCAGGGCGGCACCCTCGGCAACCTGTCGGCACTCGTCGCCGCCCGCGAGCACGCCAAGGCCGAGCGCGGAGCCCAGCTCGGCCACGGCCGCTGGAAGATCGTCTGCAGTGCAGAGGCGCACTCCTCCATCGCGTCGGCGGCGCGGGTGATGGACGTGGAGGTCGTGCCCGTCCGCCCCGACGACTCCGGGATGCTCACCGGCGACGCCGTGCGCGAGGCGCTGGACGAGCACGGCGCGTCCGTGTTCGCGGTGGTCGCCACGGCCGGGTCGACCAACTTCGGCATCGTGGACGACCTCGCATCCATTGCGGCGCTCAAGGACGAATACGACTTCTGGCTGCACGTCGACGGCGCGTACGGGCTGGCCGGGATGCTGTCGCCGGAGGCCAAGCACCGGTTCGCCGGGGTGGAGCGCGCGGACTCCGCGATCGTCGATCCGCACAAGTGGTTGTTCGCGCCGTTCGACGCCTGCGCACTGCTGTACCGGGATCCGGAGGCCGGGCGCAGGGCGCACACGCAGCACGCGGAGTACCTCGACACGCTCACCGACACCTCGGAGTGGAGCCCGTCGGACTATGCGGCGCACCTCACCAGGCGTGCGCGGGGCCTTCCGCTGTGGTTCTCGCTCGCCACGTACGGCGCAGCGGCATACCGGGAAGCGGTGACGGTCTCCCTGCAGCTGGCGCAGCGGATCGCGCGCGAGATCGAGTCGCGCGACGGGTTCCGGCTGGTGAGGGAGCCGCAGTTGTCCGTCGTCGTGTTCGAGCGGGAGGGCTGGACTCGCGACGACTACGCGCGCTGGTCGACGAGGCTGCTGGACGAGCAGCGGGCGTTCGTCACGCCCAGCTCGCACGACGGTCGGCCGAACACGCGGTTCGCGATCGTCAACCCGACCACGACCTTCGAGCACCTCACGTCCATCCTCGACACGATGTAA
- a CDS encoding chloramphenicol phosphotransferase CPT family protein, with amino-acid sequence MHDHALFLNGTVGVGKTATADAISRILIQRGIPHAIVDLDALRAAWPAPEGDPFNNALELANLRAVAANHRASVARILVLAGVIEDPDAVPLYRDAVGGLPFTVVRLTVDPAVGDARLRARHGDDHDALAWHLHRHGELDAVLDAARIPGPVVDTTGRTPSEVAEAVLAASATKRQSSAGKAANRSSLRHVECIYFIS; translated from the coding sequence ATGCACGACCACGCCCTCTTCCTGAACGGTACCGTCGGCGTCGGCAAGACCGCCACAGCGGACGCCATCAGCCGCATCCTGATCCAGCGCGGCATCCCGCACGCGATCGTCGACCTGGATGCACTCCGCGCCGCCTGGCCGGCGCCGGAGGGCGACCCGTTCAACAACGCGCTGGAACTGGCCAACCTGCGCGCCGTCGCCGCGAACCACCGCGCGTCCGTCGCGCGCATCCTGGTGCTGGCCGGGGTGATCGAGGACCCGGACGCCGTTCCGCTCTACCGCGACGCGGTCGGCGGCCTCCCGTTCACGGTCGTGCGGCTCACCGTCGACCCGGCTGTCGGCGATGCCAGGCTGCGCGCCAGGCACGGCGACGACCACGACGCCCTCGCCTGGCACCTGCACCGCCACGGCGAGCTGGACGCGGTGCTCGATGCCGCGCGCATCCCGGGGCCCGTGGTCGACACGACGGGCAGGACGCCCAGCGAGGTGGCGGAGGCCGTGCTCGCGGCCTCCGCCACGAAGCGGCAATCCTCCGCCGGCAAGGCGGCGAATCGCTCCTCCTTGCGGCATGTGGAATGTATATATTTCATATCGTGA